The following is a genomic window from Treponema pallidum subsp. pallidum str. Nichols.
GTGCACAGGAAGCAGCGGGTAAACCCACAGGGGCAGGAGTGATTTTTGTGTCCGTCTTTGTGTTGTTAGTGTACCTGCTTATGCGTCCGAGTTTTGTGCATGCGCTTATATTGCTGCTGACGTGGGGGGTGATGCTCACCGGATACTTAGACGATTGCGCGCAGGTGTGCTGGGGGGAGTATCGCAAAGGCGCGTTGGACTTTTTGTTTGCGGTGCTGACAGCAGCGCTGTTGGGTCATTTTTATTTTCACGATCAGGTGTTCTGGTGGTTTCCTTTTTTTTCAGATCCGGTGTTCGTCTCTCCTTTTTTATTTTTTGCCGGTTCGGTGGTGATTTTGTGGATGTCAATTAACGCAACCAATTGCACAGACGGGGTTGACGGGCTTTCGGGAGCGTTGGTGTTGATGGCGCTTCTTTCGATGGGTACGATTTTTTACTTTTTGTTGGGAAATGTGCGTGCGGCGCAGTACCTACTGGTGCCGTTTGTAGTGGATGGTGCGCAATGGGCACTGATGAGTTTTGCACTTGCCGGGGCGCTGATGGGGTATGTGTGGCGTAATGCACACCCTAGTACGGTGTTGATGGGAGACGCAGGCTCCCGTGCGCTGGGGTTTTTCATTGGGGTGTTGGTGTTGATCTCGGGCAATCCATTTTTGCTGTTGATGACAAGCGGTGTTATTTTGGTGAATGGGGGTACGGGGCTTCTAAAAGTGGTGTTGTTGCGTTTTTTTCATGTGCGGATCCTGAGCCGGGTGCGCTTTCCGCTCCATGATCACATGCGTGAGAATTGGCACTGGTCTACGGCGCAGGTATTGCTGAGGTTTATGATTTTACAGGGACTGCTCACGATTGGTCTTTTGGGGGTTTTGTTCAAACTGCGGTAGAGGGAGGGCACCCCTTGCGGGGCACGCCGGGCCGAGCGAGGGCGACGGTGCGGAGTATCCGGCGCCTTGACGTGCGTTTATTTCTTTTGCTAGCCTGCCCCTAATTGCTTTCCGTTTCCGGAATGATGGTAGAGGAGACAGGGCGGAAGGCGTGGGGTGTGTATGGTGCCGGTGAGAAGGTTCATAGCGGTGTGTGCGGTGACGGCGTGTGCCGGGCCGTGTTTTTGCGTTCAAGCGTTTATCTCTTCTCGGATCGGGTATGGGCGCTTTGGGATATATGGGAACGAGATAAAGGACTCCTACTACAAACATGTTCCGATGACGGGACTAGGGGTTGACGTGGTAACGTCTTCAGGCGTTGCGATGGTGTTCAATGTGGAGACTGCGTTGACGCAGCTCATGTTTCGCGCGCAGGCGCTGCTGGGGTACGCGTTTGAGGTTGGCAGGTTCCGCTTTACACCTGCCATTGGCGGCAGTTTCCTTGCGTCGCACGACCACGCCGCAGGGGTGGCTCTGTCGCTTGACTTTCAGTATTTCTTTAATGATTGGGTCGGGTTGGACCTGAACATAGGCGCGGGGGTGGATGTTCCGGTGAACAGTAACCTGCGTTACCTGATGCGGGTGGGGACGCCGGAGTTAGCGAAGATTCTCATCACGCATACAGTGACGCATGGACTGGCTAATCGCTGGATATCAGGTCCCCACTGGTGGAATTCTCTTTCTTCGTGGGTCGGGAATACCGCGGGAAAAGTGGCTGGATTTGTAGCGCGTTTGATAGCAAATTATCTGCTGAAAGGCTCACAGTACAGCATGTTGGTCCCAGTGGTTGTTCGCCTGGGGGCGGTATACAAGGTGTGAGGGAGTTGGCATTCGGGGGGCGTGTGCGGAAATGAAATGGAGTGGGCTCTGTCTCTTTCTCCGGACGGGGGGGGGGGGGTGCGAACAGATGAACGGAAAGCGTGTGTTTCTGGGCATTGTCGTGGTGGTCTGTGCCGCGCGCTGTTTTTGCGCGGACGTGTTCTTCTCCTCGCATCTGGGGTATGGGCGTTTCTACGCCGTGGGGAAAGACATTGAGGGGCAGCACATGCACGTTCCAAGCATTGGCGGCGGCGTATGTGTGGTGGCAGACAGCGGGTTTGCCTTCGCCTGCACGGTGGACGCAGCCCTGACCCGTATAATGCTGAAAACTCAGGCGCTCTTTGGCTATGCCTTTCGGTGGGGAGCGTTCAGCCTCATCCCCTTGCTTGGGATGGATGTGATTGTGTCGAGCGACCACGCGTTTGGTGTTGCCGCGCAAGTGTCGTTCCAGCATTTGATTTCTGAGTGGTGGGGCTTTGCCTTGAGTGTGAGCGGCGGGGTGGACTTTCCGCTCAACCCTAACACCCGCTTTTTAGCAGGTAAGCTGCCTGCAGAAACGGTGCAGCGCGTGGCGCTCGTTGCGCTGCGGCAAAAGCTTATTAGCGAAGGGATTATCAAGGCATTGGATTTGGGCTGGTTTATTACCTTCGCTCTGACCGTTGTTGCCGAGGGATTCAGTTGGATTGTGTCGCAGAGCGCTTGGATTGCGCAGAAGGCGGTGAATTACTTTTTGAGCGACACCACGCGTTGTCTCATTCTCCCGGTCACGCTGCGGGCCGGTCCTACCTTTCGAATATAGCGTGCGGGGGGGGGCGGATTTAGCGGCGCGTTGGCGTCCGCTGTCGAGTTGCCCAGAGCGCGAGAAGAATGCGGTCGATTTCTTGTGTAGCGTTCCGTCGTGCGCCGCGCAGCTTGAACGAGCTCAGCCGGTGCATGAGCGAAAGCGCGTGGACGACTGTCTGCCCGAACTTTCCCGGCAGGTGCGGCGGCACGCGCAGTATCCACTTTGAAAGGTATACCATCCCCGAGGCCATGCAGGCCTGGCGCGCTCCTGCCGAAAGCGCACCGCTCGTCAGGGGGACCCCAAGCACCGTTGCCCACACGCGTCCAACCGGCGGTCTAAGGTAGCAGGCGAGCGTTCCCACCCACAGCCCTGCCAAGGTCATCCAGCGGATGCGTCCCCCCGTTGCCGCATAGAGCAGCAGTGCGATCCCGCACACGGACGCCTGCACGCTCAGCCGCGGCACACACAGCAGTATCAACAGGAGCAGGAGTCCTGTCCCCATCCGTACATAACGCAGCACACGCGGCCTAAGCCCGTGTTCCGAACACGGCGCCGTGCATTCACACCCCGCCTGTACCGGAAAAAAAAGAGACGCAGGCGGTGCGGTGTCTTGTTGTCCGCATGCCGCGTTCTGCAGGTGCGCGTACCACTGGGAGTGGGAGAGAAAATGGCCGGTTAGCGCTCCGAGTAAGGTACTGCTCACTGCCCCCAGCGCGCAAAATAGCGGGAGTACGTACCACACCCCCGCGCCAAAAACGAGCACCCGAGCAAGCGTAAGCTGTATCACGTTTGAACAGAACGCACCCATCACGCTTATCCCCACGCACGAAAGGTACCGGCACGGGACGAACCGCAGCGCATACATGAGCGCACCCGAAGCGGTGCTCCCTGCAAGCGAGAGGACAAATACATAAGAAAAGAGCGTCCCACTCACCAGAGCCTGCCCTATTACCTTCAGGAATACTAAACGCGCGTACGCACAGAAAGGGAGCAGATCCGGCGAGATCAACAGCGGCAAATTCGCAAGCCCCACGCGAAAGAAAGGCAGCGGCTTTGGAATGACGTGTTCAACCGTAGAGAGAAAGAAACACATGCCGCCTAAAAGCGACACTAACTCATCGCGTACGTCTAGTGGCAGCCTGCTCCGCACGAGCCGCACCCTCCCGCGCCGCTCCCACAGCCACCGCCGCTGGTGCTTTCCCGAAACAGAAGTGCAGCTAAGTCATCGTCCGTCGCCTCTCGCACAGAGCGCACAGCCACCTCAAAGTGGAGCGTCTTCCCCGCGAGGGGATGATTTCCATCTACAATAATCGTTTCACCTTGCACGTCAGTGACGGTCACCGGTCGACTGTCACCCCCGCTTCCTGCATCAAACCGCATGCCCACCTCTATTGGCACGTTTGGAGGAAACTGATCTCGCCCCACTGTCATGCGCAAGTCCTCCTGCACCTCTCCATACGCTCCTACCGGAGGAATGGTTACTGAAAACTCCTCCCCCTCTTCTCGGTTAATTAAGGCGGTCTCGAGGCCAGGAATGATCATGCCGTGCCCCTGAACATACTCGAGCGCACCCATCACGTCGGAAGAATCGATGATCTCCCCCGTGTCATCTCGCAGGGTGTACTCGATGTTCACCACACACTCATTTGCGATTTTCATGCGCGGCATGCTAGCACAGGCAAGATACTCACGGCAAGGGCAGTTTCTGTGCCGTGTGCCCTTGACAGAATCGCCGTTATAGGGGATAAGCCGGGCGAGGTGTTGGGAGCGTGTGGTCCACTTCTTGCCTCTTGCGCGGTGCTGTGCGGTAAAAGAGGGGGCGTCGCGTTCGAGTAAAATTTTCTCTTAAGCCTTAAGTGAGATACCCCATTATGGTAGAGGTCTACGCGCGGTTGCGCGCTGCTGTTGCTCGGTTGGCGGTCTGTAGCGCTGCGGAGAAGGACGGTGCCCTGCGCGCTGTGCGCGATGCGCTACATGCGCAGCGGGAGGATATCCTGCGTGCAAATGCGCAGGATCTTGCGCGGGCGCGTGAGGCGGGTCTTGCCGCACCGCTTGTCGCCCGGCTCGCGCTGAGTGAACACCTTCTTGAGGACATGTTGCGGTCTTTGACTGTTCTTTCGCTTCAGCGGGATCCTATCGGGGAAATTATAGAAGGGTACACTCTTGCGAATGGACTGGAAATCCGGAAGGTACGTGTTCCTCTGGGGGTGGTGGCTGTCATCTACGAGTCTCGGCCCAACGTGACCGTAGATGCGTTTGCACTTGCGTACAAAAGCGGCAATGCGGTGCTCCTGCGCGCAGGTTCTGCAGCGAGTTATTCAAATGCCGCGCTTTTGCGCGCAATTCACGTGGGTTTGAAGAAAGCGCATGGTGTCGTGGACGCGGTGGCTGTTCCTCCCGTTTTGGAGGAAAAATATGGTGATGTGGATCATATCCTCCGCGCGCGCGGCTTTATCGATGCGGTATTTCCTCGTGGGGGGGCGGCGCTTATCCGGCGCGTCGTGGAAGGCGCCCACGTGCCAGTTATTGAAACCGGATGCGGCGTGTGCCACCTATACGTAGATGAGAGTGCGAATATCGATGTGGCGCTGCAGATTGCAGAAAACGCGAAGTTGCAAAAACCGGCCGCATGCAATTCAGTCGAAACGCTGTTGGTGCATCGTGCGGTTGCGCGTCCTTTTTTGCACCGTGTACAGGAGATTTTTGCCACCTGTGAGGAGACTACGCGCAAGCCCGGTGGTGTGGATTTTTTTTGTGATGCTGAGTCTTTCTCCCTTCTCACAGAAAGGGGCGCGAGAAAAAATGTTTTTCATGCACAGGCAGAGACCTGGGATCGGGAATACCTGGACTATCAGGTATCCGTGCGGGTGGTGCCAAACCTTGAAGAAGCACTCAGGCACATTGCTCGTCATTCTACGAAACACTCAGAGGTTATTGTCACGCGCGATCGTGCCCGTGCGCGTCGTTTTCATCAGGAAGTAGATGCTGCCTGTGTATATGTCAATGCTTCAAGTAGGTTTACCGATGGAGGGCAGTTTGGCATGGGAGCAGAGATTGGGGTCAGTACGCAAAAATTGCACGCGCGCGGTCCGATGGGTTTGTGTGCACTGACTACTTCAAAATATCTGATTGATGGAGAGGGGCAGGTGCGTCCGTGATCCGTGCGCTTTTTGCTGCGGCAAAAAAAATTGTGATAAAGATTGGGTCAAATACGCTTGCGCAGGCAGATGGTACTCCTGATGAGGAGTTTTTGGCGGAGTGTGCTCGCGCCTGTGCGGCGCTGATGCGTGACGGCAAGCAGATAGTTGTGGTGTCGTCTGGCGCTCAGGTTGCAGGGATTTCTGCGCTCCATTGCCTTTCATCTCCTCCTCAGGGGGCGGGTTTAGAGCGTCACGAATCGCGCGGCGTTATTCCGGGTGATGGTGCGTCCTGCAAACAGGCGTTGTGTGCGGTGGGTCAGGCGGAGTTGATAAGTCGTTGGCGTTCTGCGTTTGCAGCGCACCAGCAGTGCGTGGGCCAGTTTCTGTGTACGAAGGAGGATTTTACTGACTCGGACCGCGCGGCGCAGGTACGCTACACGTTGTCCTTTTTGCTCGAGCGCAGGGTAGTACCTATCCTTAATGAAAATGACGCGCTCTGTTGCAGCGACGTCCCCTCTGTACCCGCCGACCGGCGGGTGTCCCTATCACCTCAAAAAAGGATTGGAGATAATGACAGTCTGTCCGCGTTTGTAGCGCTGTTGTGGCAGGCAGATCTTTTGCTTTTGTTGAGTGACATTGACGGCGTGTATGACAAAGACCCAAAGGCACACACAGATGCGCAGCACGTTCCTCTGGTGACGGACGTGTCAGCGCTTGTGGGTAAAACGAGCATGGGTTCTTCCAATGTCTTTGGTACGGGTGGGATTGCTACAAAGCTGGATGCTGCGCGTCTTGTCACGAGGGCGGGAATTCCTCTGGTGCTGGCAAACGGGCGCCATCTGGATCCGATCCTGAGCCTTATGCGCGGGGATGCGCGGGGGACACTTTTCGTGCCTGTTTCTTAGAGAGCGACGTGGGTATGCGCAAGTGCACGCATTGTGCCCTATAATGCGCGGCGTGCGGTCAATTTCTGACGTGTAATTTTTCTCGGTGGGGCGACGTCTCCGTCTGTCTGTTAATTCGGTGGTGTGTTTCGATGCGAGAAAAGGAAGGAGGTGTGGTGAACGACGATTTTCACTATGAAGTGACGCGCAACTGGGGCACGCTTTCCACATCGGGGAATGGCTGGTCCCTCGAACTGAAGTCTATTTCTTGGAATGGCCGGCCAGAGAAATATGATATCCGCGCGTGGTCCCCAGACAAGAGCAAGATGGGAAAGGGGGTAACGCTTACGCGTGCAGAGATTGTAGCCCTGCGCGATTTACTAAACAGTATGTCCCTGGACCCGTACTAGGGACAGTCTGCAGTGCTTTGTGCAGCGCGGCGCGCAGCGTCGGTGGCTAGCCGGTCGCACAGTTCGTTGTACGGGTCTCCTGCATGTCCTTTTACCCAGCGCCACTCGACGGATAGGGCGTCGGCGAGTGCGCTGAGCGCTTCCCACAAATCCTTGTTCTTGACCGGTTGTTTGGCAGCCGTTTTCCAGCCGTTGTGTTTCCAGGTATGGATCCACTGGGTGATGCCTTTGCGTACGTATTGGGAGTCGGTGACCACTACCACCGCCTCTGCAGCGCGTCCGTGTGCCTCTTGCAGTGCGTTGATGACCGCGCACAGTTCCATGCGATTGTTTGTGCTCGGGTAGGCGCTGCCGCTTCTAGTGAATGCGGCAGCTTCTGGTGCGGTTTGTCCGGTTTCTAGAAAGGGTACGTCTGAGGGCACCAGAGCAAACGCCCACCCGCCCGGACCCGGGTTTCCCAGACAGGCGCCGTCAGTGTACAGGGTAAGTGCAGCGTGCGCGTTCATAGTCGCGCCTACGGTAACAGTTTTGCGCCGTGGGGACAATGTATTGGTCCGACAGTTGGTGATGGAGCGAAGATATTTTCGCAAGGAGGGAGAATGAGGCGCGCACGGATTGTGCAGGAACTTTGGTACGCGGGACGACGGTTTGGTTTTTGCGGTACGCTGTCTTATTCTGCAAGGCGGTGTACACGTGCGCGTTGCACTTTCTCCTCGGGTGTACATGCTGCACTGTTTTTAGAGGAAAGCTAACACGGAGAGGGCACAGATGAATATTCTGCATAACTTTGTTGTATTCGAAGGTATTGATGGCACAGGCACGAGTACACAGTTGCGTGCGCTCGAACGCCATTTTCAGGCCCGTAAGGACATGGTCTTTACTCAAGAGCCTACCGGAGGGGAGATTGGCACTCTCATTCGGGATGTGCTGCAAAAGCGTGTGATCATGAGCTCTAAGGCATTGGGATTGCTCTTTGCCGCAGATAGACACGAGCACTTGGAAGGTGCAGGAGGCATTAACGATTGTCTTGCAGAAGGAAAGATAGTGCTCTGCGATCGGTATGTTTTTTCCAGTTTGGTGTACCAAGGCATGGCGGTGTCGGGTAGTTTCGCGTATGAATTAAATAAAGAGTTTCCGCTTCCTGAAGTTGTGTTCTATTTTGACGCGCCTATCGAAGTATGTGTTGAGCGTATCACCGCACGTGGGCTGCAAACGGAACTGTATGAGTACACGTCTTTTCAAGAAAAGGCGCGCAAGGGGTATGAAACTATATTTCGCAAGTGCCGTCATTTGTACCCTGCAATGAAAGTGATTGAAATAGACGCGCGCGAGGAAATTGAAGTTGTGCATGAGCGTATTCTTCACCATCTGCGCGAATACAGGCGTCTAAAATAGTGTGTGGACGTAGATACACTATCTGAGGAGCAGTGGAGAGTATATATCAGGAACGTGCTTTGCAAGCGGAAGGCGCGTGCTCGGTAAAACGGTGCTGCACCGGCGCAGCATAAGCAAAATAATTGGAAAATTTGTCCATAGGTTTTTGTCGTCCGGTCACAGTGCTCAGTGCCTTTTTCTAGGCTGTTTTTCAATAACTGTTTATGTAGACTGGACGGGTCTTCCTTTCTCAACTCACATATTCTTTTCGGGGACATGCTGCCGTTGGCAGACGTTGGGTGTGACGGGTGTTTCTCTGGTGTGTAAGAGGAAGATATATTCCCCTTTTGTATCTGCACTGACCCCTGCACGGGGTACAGGCTATTGACGCTTCCTTTCGTCTGTGTGTCTTCACTGTTGCGTGTACGGCGCGTGAACGGGCCATATAGATAGATGCTTGACGGGGTCTGGTTGCCATGTTAGGATCCACCAAGCGTGACTATTCTTTTCTGGCCGCGTGTGATGCATAAGACACTCCCATAGCACCGTTAAGAGTCTCGCGAAACCTCCTCCGTATGGAGAGGGGTAATCCAATTGCCGTGGAACGGCGAAGGTTCTGTGTTATGTCCGCAAAGATTTACGTCGGTAATTTAAATTATGCCACCACTGAGGCTGGATTGGCCTCCCTTTTTTCTCAGTTTGGGGAAGTGCTGTCCGTGGCTGTAATCAAGGATAAGCTTACGCAGCGGTCGAAGGGCTTTGGTTTTGTTGAGATGGAAAGCGCAGAATCAGCCGAGTTGGTTATTAACGAGTTGAATGAGAAGGAGTTTGAAGGGCGTAGGCTTCGCGTTAACTATGCGGAGGAGAAGCCGCGTTTTCCCTTTAAGAATTAGTGGAGGATGGGGAGGACTTTCCATCGTGGCGCATGTTTTTGGCGTAAGGTGCTTTCGCGTGCGTTATCTCATTTCTCGTCGTCTTTTGGTTCTCCCCGTTTGTGTGCGTCGCGGTGTGTTTGGTTCCTGTTAGGAACCCCTTCGGGGCTTCTGTCTATTTTGCTCCCAAGACTGCTAGTACTATGGATGAGGCTGCGTCTCGCGCCCAGGGTTGCGAGGAGGGTGCCGTCTTTTGCGCTGGTGAGCAGGTTGCTGGACGTGGTCGTGGTGACCAGAGAAAGTGGCAATCGGAGCCGGGAAAGAATCTTTTGTGTACTGTCGTTTTGCGGCGTGTTGCTTTCCCTGCGTTTTCGCTCTGTGTTGGATATGCGGTCGCTCTTGCATACATGGCCTTCCTCGGAGGTGTGTGCGCACCGCGCATTAAGTGGCCCAACGACGTCCTGGTGTGCGATCGTAAGATCGCCGGGGTGCTCTGCCAGGTGCGCGCGGGAGCGCTTCTCGTGGGTATTGGGTGTAACCTCCTGCAGGTGAAGTTTCCGCCCGAGTTGTCGCATGCCTGCTCTCTCGCGCAGATTGTCGGAGGCGAGCGGTGCCCTGATCCGTTTGCTTTCCTTCCTGTGCTGTTGGATCGGCTGTATGCCTGTGTCATGGCGCCGCCGAGTATCGGCGTGCTTGAGTCGTGTCTGTGGAAGCAGGGTGAGTACGTCTGTTTCCGCGAATGTGCGGGAACACGTCCTCCGATTCTGGGTCGTGTTGTCGGATTGGCCGCGGACGGCGCGCTGTGCATAGATAGCGCTGGGTCGATGCGATCGTATTACTCTGGGGAGATCGCCTTTTGGTGAGGTGTCATTTCTTTTTACTGAAAAAGCGAAAGTTAATTTCAGAGAACAGTGGTAGCTCGCGTTCGCGCCGCATTAGCCACTGTGCACTTACCTCTCCGGAGCCGAGCGCCTCGTATACCCTCGTAAAGGCCTTGAGGTGGTCGGCGCACTCGCTAGCGGCGTACTCGGGGTAGCGACAATGGTTCCCTAAAAGGGGCCAGAACAGCGACTGACACAAAAGCACATCACGTGCTGCCATGTTCAGTAGGCGTTCGCGAAAGCCGGTGTCGTGTGCAAAGCGCTCTGTGAGGTCGATCATGCGTTCTGTGGTTTTTTGTATTGCAGGATGCATCCAGTCGTTTGCGCTATTAATAAGCTCATCCGCATAACCTCCCCCCAGTGAAGATCCAAAAAAGGGTTCAATGATTGACACCCCCACTGCGGGGCAGGTGAGCGCCGCCGTACAGGACACGCGCATTTGCGCGCTTTCTGCAACGGTGCGAAATACGGCTTCAAGCCAATCCATCCCCTCTGCCCATGCAACTCCAAATAGTGATGCAGGGAATACGCACACCGACATAGCCTCGAAGGGAGCGGTTGCGTGGACTACTTTTTCAAATATTTCTGTCCGATTACGCACGAACGCCCGCGCATCAGCGACACACGTGCGTTGCGCTTTTTCTTGCTCATACGGCGTGCCTGAACGGGCCTGGTACAGATACCCAGTAGCCATGCGTTCCTTGTGTGGTTCAAATAAAGGGTACAGAGCCTCCTCAGGCAGTATAAACCCAGCATCTTGTTCTGTATTTCCGTACACCGCCTGTGTACAGAAGGAATGCGTGGCGCCATGCACTTCTGCAGTGGCGACACGGTCCTTTCCTAAGCACCACAAGCCATTGGACGTCTGTGCAGGCTCAAAGATGCCACGTCGGGGTACGCGAGTGCCAAACAGGAAACTATGTGTTTCCAATATGGTGTACGAGAATCCGTATGATTTTATAGTGCGCTCAAGCGCTGGTGCATAGCCAAGTTCAGGTAAATAAAAACCGCGGGGAATTGAGGAAAAATGTTTGCGGTAATTAATAAGCCCCATTTCGATTTGGGCGGATATAGATTCGGGCATGTCTTGGTAGAAGGGTAAGAAACAATTAACTGCCGTTGTTGCGAGTAATTCAATGGAACCTGTGCGGAAAAAGTGATTGATGCGTTCAAGGAGTGCCCCATCGCAGTGATCAAAATAATCCCGGTGAGAGCGAAGAGACCGAAGCACTGCTTCAGCTTGCACGCGCTCTTGGAGACTGTTCCTCAGGCGAATGGCTTCCCGTTCTCCGAATTCGATGAGTGCGTCGAGTGCACGCCGGTATCGGTCCATAAGCACGCGGTTAGCGAGCATTTCGCACAGAACGGGCCCGATAGCGAGGGAGATGTTAAAAGGAACACGCTCACGTTCGAGTGTTTCGCATAAGCGGAGTAGGGGGAGGTAGGTATAGGAAATCTCGAGAAAAAAACGGGATTCAGCGAGGAGAGAAGATGCGCCGGCCCCTCGGACGAAGGGAAGATTACAATCGAGAACAAATGCAAGAGAGTGCACTGGCATTTTCTTCATGAAGGTCCCACTTATGAGCACACAGGAAGAGACGTGCTTGGGTAGGTTTCCTCAAGCAGGGGAAGCCCACAGAGGCTGAGAACTTCTGCGCCGGTTGGATCCTCGGGGTTAAGACTCCGTTCTATGACGCTGCGCTGGAGCGTGACAACTCTGGATTGAGCAAGGATGCGTTCGCGTTGGAGCATTTTGCAGCAAAGATCTATGCGATTAGCATCGTCGGCCAAGGACAGGTGCACGTAACGCTTTCTGTCTTTGAGGGGTACATCAATATCGAAGTGGTCGAGCGAGGTGTGCCAGCCATGACCACCGAGGGAGTGCACGCGCAGAAAGAACGACCTAAATTGAGGACTCTGGGTGAGTGTGCAAAAGAGTTGCTCGTGGATATCCCAAAAGACAAAGAACCAAAGCGGGTCACGGGCAAGGATATGGATTTCGGTGGTATTGTAGGCACACGAAGTCCCCTTTGATTCAAGGGACTGGGGAGCGCACGGAGGGTTCAAATCAAGAGCGCTGTGGTAACAATCAAGGATCTCGCCAATGACAAGTCTTCGATTAAGATCCTCAGGCAAGCAAAGACCGAGCTCATCTGCAAGCGCAAACAGCTCCCCGGTTGATCTTGACTCCAAAAACGACTTAGTGAGCGCCACGCCTACCCCACCCAGGGTGCCATTATGGGAACAGGAAAAATCTCTGTCAATATGAGGCCATTTTTTCTCATTCCACGGTTCTATATCGCGATGCAGAGAGTACGTACCGCCGGTAGGCGGGGCGAGTGTCGTGTCTTCCCCCTAGAATTCGCCATACGCTTGACCAAAAGGACAATGTGATGCAGCCTGGCGAGCGAGCTACTAGGAGGTATGAAAATGGCTGGTGCCAGCAAAAATTCGCGTACTGCGGCGGCGACGCAGCGCTTTAACTGTCCGTGCGGGGGAGAGGTGGTGCTGAGGTCTATTGTTGATAACGGAAAGGTGAAGAACATCGCTGAGTGTCCTAAGTGCAGGCGTGTTGAGCGTCGGCCGCGTGACTTTAACTAGGAGTCTTTGGAGGCGCGCGTGAGGCACTCGTCTTGAGGACAGGTGGTCTCCGAGCGCCAGACGTCTAGCTGCGCTTGAATG
Proteins encoded in this region:
- a CDS encoding DUF4912 domain-containing protein — translated: MALTKSFLESRSTGELFALADELGLCLPEDLNRRLVIGEILDCYHSALDLNPPCAPQSLESKGTSCAYNTTEIHILARDPLWFFVFWDIHEQLFCTLTQSPQFRSFFLRVHSLGGHGWHTSLDHFDIDVPLKDRKRYVHLSLADDANRIDLCCKMLQRERILAQSRVVTLQRSVIERSLNPEDPTGAEVLSLCGLPLLEETYPSTSLPVCS
- a CDS encoding 1,4-alpha-glucan branching protein domain-containing protein gives rise to the protein MKKMPVHSLAFVLDCNLPFVRGAGASSLLAESRFFLEISYTYLPLLRLCETLERERVPFNISLAIGPVLCEMLANRVLMDRYRRALDALIEFGEREAIRLRNSLQERVQAEAVLRSLRSHRDYFDHCDGALLERINHFFRTGSIELLATTAVNCFLPFYQDMPESISAQIEMGLINYRKHFSSIPRGFYLPELGYAPALERTIKSYGFSYTILETHSFLFGTRVPRRGIFEPAQTSNGLWCLGKDRVATAEVHGATHSFCTQAVYGNTEQDAGFILPEEALYPLFEPHKERMATGYLYQARSGTPYEQEKAQRTCVADARAFVRNRTEIFEKVVHATAPFEAMSVCVFPASLFGVAWAEGMDWLEAVFRTVAESAQMRVSCTAALTCPAVGVSIIEPFFGSSLGGGYADELINSANDWMHPAIQKTTERMIDLTERFAHDTGFRERLLNMAARDVLLCQSLFWPLLGNHCRYPEYAASECADHLKAFTRVYEALGSGEVSAQWLMRRERELPLFSEINFRFFSKKK
- a CDS encoding RNA recognition motif domain-containing protein, encoding MSAKIYVGNLNYATTEAGLASLFSQFGEVLSVAVIKDKLTQRSKGFGFVEMESAESAELVINELNEKEFEGRRLRVNYAEEKPRFPFKN
- a CDS encoding biotin--[acetyl-CoA-carboxylase] ligase, whose amino-acid sequence is MDEAASRAQGCEEGAVFCAGEQVAGRGRGDQRKWQSEPGKNLLCTVVLRRVAFPAFSLCVGYAVALAYMAFLGGVCAPRIKWPNDVLVCDRKIAGVLCQVRAGALLVGIGCNLLQVKFPPELSHACSLAQIVGGERCPDPFAFLPVLLDRLYACVMAPPSIGVLESCLWKQGEYVCFRECAGTRPPILGRVVGLAADGALCIDSAGSMRSYYSGEIAFW